In Wolinella succinogenes DSM 1740, a single genomic region encodes these proteins:
- a CDS encoding PstS family phosphate ABC transporter substrate-binding protein, which produces MAHFGKLALSVTAAAVLALSAQARDQIKMAGSSTVYPFSSYVAEEFGATTGNKTPVVESLGTGGGFKVFCAGDGLDTTDIANASRPIKKSEFDNCVANGVTDITGVMIGYDGISIAQSKANAAINFKIEHLFLALAEEVPVDGKLVKNPYKTWNQVDASLPNRPIVVYGPPTTSGTRDAFEELVMEVGSKKFDAYGDAKGKYKKIRQDGAYIPAGENDNLIVQKLVQDKNALGIFGYSFLEENPDKVSGANINGIAPTAKTIGDGSYPVSRSLYFYVKNSHRAGVKGLDQFVDLFISDKMIGGNGVLKNIGLIPMQPDLLKKVQDTVKAKTKLTAEMVDKHTVLP; this is translated from the coding sequence ATGGCTCATTTCGGTAAGCTCGCCCTAAGCGTGACAGCGGCGGCAGTTTTGGCACTCAGCGCCCAAGCAAGAGATCAAATCAAAATGGCAGGTTCATCCACTGTCTATCCTTTTAGCAGCTATGTAGCCGAAGAGTTTGGCGCCACCACTGGCAACAAAACTCCTGTGGTCGAATCCCTTGGAACAGGCGGCGGCTTCAAAGTGTTCTGCGCAGGCGATGGACTTGACACTACTGATATCGCTAACGCCTCTAGACCTATCAAAAAGTCTGAGTTTGACAACTGCGTCGCCAATGGCGTGACTGACATCACAGGCGTGATGATCGGATATGATGGTATCTCTATTGCTCAAAGCAAAGCCAATGCGGCGATCAACTTCAAAATTGAGCATCTTTTCTTGGCCTTGGCTGAGGAAGTTCCTGTTGATGGCAAACTTGTCAAAAACCCCTACAAAACTTGGAATCAAGTGGATGCTTCTCTTCCCAATCGACCCATCGTGGTTTATGGACCCCCCACCACTTCTGGAACACGAGACGCTTTTGAAGAGCTCGTCATGGAAGTAGGCTCTAAGAAATTTGATGCTTATGGCGATGCCAAGGGCAAATACAAGAAAATTCGCCAAGATGGTGCCTATATCCCTGCGGGTGAAAACGATAACCTCATCGTTCAAAAGCTCGTCCAAGACAAAAATGCTCTTGGAATCTTTGGCTATAGCTTCCTAGAGGAGAATCCTGATAAAGTTAGCGGCGCTAACATCAACGGTATCGCTCCTACAGCTAAGACCATCGGCGATGGCTCCTACCCTGTCTCTAGAAGCCTCTACTTCTATGTCAAAAACTCTCACCGAGCCGGCGTTAAAGGCCTTGATCAGTTCGTTGACCTCTTTATCAGCGACAAGATGATTGGGGGCAATGGCGTTCTTAAGAACATCGGTCTTATCCCTATGCAGCCCGATCTTCTCAAAAAAGTTCAAGATACAGTTAAGGCCAAAACCAAACTCACCGCTGAAATGGTTGACAAGCACACTGTTCTTCCCTAA
- a CDS encoding methyl-accepting chemotaxis protein: MIQIQTLWKIYKRFFKKTTLASKFIGNLSLLFFALLAIFVAFYLYYSHIQKSHTLELKNAIELKESLEHTTKSNEESIALFEKMQKSSKQFLGYYEDLGKLQAIMREILLLGFKESEKRKTERLANELRAWVETPTAKNPYIEETASQFLILSNVLQSNPNSMIVDDIRVVVEDISNKIIQESLKISEEQGKQTLHVATKLKEINAGLDEDLSLLHQGVKEREIGAKKGFQALLFVIGAMGISILLLMTMALIIARFLYDLRKITRYLEGLTAQKGSFDLSKEIDYTQNSKEETDFISRAISHLLQNLKAAIAKAQSLSIHSQESSGSLQENSENLSFGIQGQFDQINELNSNILLMSQETQNAQHLSQKTAQTLQRNEDTLKRFVENLRLVIEMMKQSSLKQAHISENMKVLAAQVSQTKEMLNLISEIASQTNLLSLNAAIEAARAGEHGRGFAVVADEVRKLAERTQESLGNIKVLDEFGESTQEMTELSRNLHRVSEQASELIQEALCAQREILEASQISLSMQAISQEAKERSEACLASIGQTLAYAQSNRQQASSVEEIALSLKSGANALYSDLQAFRF; the protein is encoded by the coding sequence GTGATTCAGATCCAAACCCTATGGAAAATCTACAAACGATTTTTCAAAAAGACCACTCTCGCCAGTAAGTTTATCGGGAATTTATCGCTTCTCTTTTTCGCGCTTTTGGCGATTTTTGTTGCTTTTTACCTCTACTACTCCCATATCCAAAAGAGCCACACCCTAGAGCTAAAAAACGCTATTGAGCTCAAAGAGAGTCTTGAGCACACCACCAAAAGCAACGAAGAATCAATCGCTCTCTTTGAGAAGATGCAAAAGAGTTCGAAGCAGTTTCTAGGCTATTATGAGGACTTGGGCAAGCTTCAAGCCATCATGCGGGAGATTCTTCTGCTTGGCTTCAAAGAGAGCGAAAAGCGCAAAACCGAACGACTTGCCAATGAGTTGCGCGCTTGGGTGGAGACTCCCACCGCCAAAAATCCCTACATTGAAGAGACGGCTAGCCAATTTCTCATCCTCTCTAATGTTCTCCAGTCCAACCCCAACTCCATGATTGTGGATGATATCCGAGTCGTGGTGGAAGATATTAGCAATAAAATCATCCAAGAATCGCTCAAAATCAGCGAGGAACAGGGCAAACAGACCCTTCATGTGGCCACAAAGCTAAAAGAGATCAATGCAGGGTTGGATGAAGATTTATCACTCCTTCATCAAGGGGTCAAAGAGCGAGAGATCGGCGCTAAAAAGGGATTTCAAGCGCTCCTTTTTGTCATTGGAGCGATGGGAATCTCTATCCTTTTGCTCATGACCATGGCGCTCATCATCGCTCGATTCCTCTATGATTTGCGCAAAATCACACGATACTTAGAAGGCCTGACCGCCCAAAAAGGCTCTTTTGATCTCTCAAAAGAGATCGACTACACGCAGAATTCCAAAGAGGAGACCGACTTCATCTCGCGCGCTATCTCTCACCTGCTTCAAAACCTCAAAGCCGCCATCGCCAAAGCCCAATCCCTCTCCATCCATAGCCAAGAATCAAGTGGCTCCCTCCAAGAAAATTCTGAAAATCTCTCCTTTGGAATCCAAGGGCAATTCGACCAAATTAACGAGCTCAATTCCAATATTCTCCTCATGAGCCAAGAGACGCAAAACGCCCAGCACCTCTCGCAAAAAACCGCCCAAACCCTTCAGCGAAACGAGGATACATTGAAGCGATTTGTAGAGAATCTTCGGCTTGTGATTGAGATGATGAAGCAAAGCAGCCTTAAACAGGCGCACATCTCTGAGAACATGAAAGTGCTCGCCGCCCAAGTCTCTCAAACCAAAGAGATGCTCAATCTCATCAGCGAGATCGCCTCCCAAACCAACCTCCTCTCACTCAATGCCGCCATCGAAGCCGCTAGGGCGGGCGAACATGGTCGAGGATTTGCAGTGGTTGCTGATGAGGTGAGAAAGCTCGCTGAGCGCACCCAAGAGAGTCTAGGCAACATCAAGGTCTTGGATGAGTTTGGAGAGAGCACCCAGGAGATGACTGAACTAAGCCGCAACCTCCATCGAGTCTCCGAGCAAGCTAGTGAGCTCATCCAAGAGGCGCTTTGTGCACAGAGAGAGATTCTTGAGGCTTCCCAAATCTCTCTCTCCATGCAAGCCATCAGTCAAGAGGCCAAAGAGCGAAGTGAAGCTTGTCTCGCCTCCATCGGACAAACGCTCGCCTACGCCCAAAGCAATCGCCAGCAAGCCAGTAGTGTAGAAGAGATCGCCCTCTCCCTTAAAAGTGGCGCTAACGCCCTATACAGCGACCTCCAAGCCTTTCGCTTTTAG
- a CDS encoding response regulator transcription factor produces the protein MVKPLIAIIEDEEDLLELLEFHLKKADFEVEGFLNVQNIEKLLKEEPIDLLLVDRNLPGVEGAEFIKRLREKGYATPVIFLTAKSGDKEKLEGFEAGADDYITKPFKFEELIARIRAVLKRTKGEEQEVYQYRDLILKPKSRELFVDSESVELTKLEFYLLLEFIKNRHIVLSREYLLETVWGACGEYQDKTVNVAIKRLREKIDPDKEKNYFRSVRGEGYTLC, from the coding sequence ATGGTAAAGCCGTTGATTGCGATTATTGAGGACGAAGAGGATCTTTTGGAGTTGCTTGAGTTCCATTTGAAGAAGGCAGATTTTGAAGTGGAGGGGTTTTTGAATGTGCAAAACATCGAAAAACTTCTCAAAGAGGAGCCTATTGATCTTCTTTTGGTGGATCGGAATCTCCCTGGGGTGGAGGGGGCAGAGTTTATCAAGCGCCTAAGAGAGAAGGGTTATGCCACGCCCGTGATCTTTCTCACCGCCAAGAGCGGAGACAAGGAGAAGCTAGAGGGCTTTGAAGCGGGAGCAGATGATTACATCACTAAGCCCTTCAAGTTTGAAGAGCTTATCGCTCGTATCAGGGCGGTTCTTAAGCGAACCAAGGGTGAAGAGCAGGAGGTTTATCAATATAGGGATTTGATTTTAAAGCCCAAGAGCCGGGAGCTTTTTGTTGATAGCGAGAGTGTTGAGCTCACGAAGTTAGAGTTTTATCTCCTGCTTGAATTCATCAAGAATCGTCATATTGTGCTCAGTCGCGAATATCTGCTAGAGACGGTTTGGGGGGCTTGTGGTGAGTATCAGGATAAGACCGTCAATGTCGCCATCAAGCGCCTAAGGGAGAAGATTGACCCTGATAAAGAGAAGAACTATTTCCGCTCGGTGCGAGGCGAGGGCTACACTCTTTGCTAA
- a CDS encoding sensor histidine kinase, with protein MLKLHQLFSINFTLVFLGTFGFLVFFTYQNHQERELAVVEQKLRTMIEIVDISILEGSISYEFTRDLARRTGTYIVIFNKALGTFTASHEDAVNMDIFLGIDSSKRPLGGERLKIDRIEDKEVMYLAQDTVIDDRGYIIAISLPIEGAKSPLYELWWKIAPLFLVSLLLSFVVARLIERNINFELRKITLYLREVAEKNYQATLSGSFIGEFAVLSELLTNLARKLEKKDRKTRKQAAKLRLKNRQNADIISAISHEFKNPIAIIIGYCETLLGEESLPEEKRRRFLERISHNAQKLSTLIDRLRLTFSLENDIARIEPTRFCLKSLALEIAKSLEEKHKRREIEVVGEAREVEADKTLMEHVIHNLAENALKYSSDKVTIEVAPKALWVVDRGVGLEESELKLITKKFYRVDSHSWESSLGLGLSIVKYILKLHGKNLQIESELGKGSKFGFEI; from the coding sequence TTGCTAAAACTCCACCAGCTCTTCTCCATCAACTTCACGCTCGTCTTTTTGGGCACCTTTGGATTCCTTGTCTTTTTCACCTATCAAAATCACCAAGAGCGCGAGCTTGCGGTGGTGGAACAGAAGCTAAGGACGATGATTGAGATCGTGGATATTTCGATTCTAGAGGGGAGCATTAGCTATGAGTTCACGCGTGATTTGGCGCGGCGGACGGGGACTTATATCGTCATCTTCAATAAAGCACTCGGCACCTTCACTGCAAGCCATGAGGATGCAGTGAACATGGATATATTCCTTGGGATTGATAGTTCCAAGCGCCCCTTGGGGGGAGAGCGGCTTAAGATTGATCGAATCGAGGACAAAGAGGTGATGTATCTCGCCCAAGATACGGTGATTGATGATCGTGGCTATATTATCGCCATTTCACTTCCTATCGAAGGGGCTAAAAGCCCGCTTTATGAGCTTTGGTGGAAGATCGCTCCTCTCTTTTTGGTTTCGCTTCTTCTCTCCTTCGTAGTGGCGCGTCTCATTGAGCGTAATATTAACTTTGAGTTGCGAAAGATCACTCTCTATCTGCGCGAAGTGGCAGAGAAAAACTATCAAGCGACTCTATCGGGCTCTTTTATCGGTGAGTTTGCGGTGCTCTCAGAATTGCTCACGAATTTGGCTAGAAAACTAGAGAAAAAAGATCGCAAGACACGCAAGCAAGCCGCCAAGCTTCGCCTCAAGAATCGTCAAAATGCCGACATTATCTCCGCGATTTCCCATGAGTTTAAAAACCCTATCGCCATCATCATCGGCTATTGTGAGACGCTACTAGGCGAAGAATCGCTCCCTGAGGAGAAGCGGCGGCGATTTTTGGAGCGAATCTCCCACAATGCCCAAAAGCTCTCTACGCTCATTGATCGGTTGCGGCTCACCTTTAGTCTTGAAAATGATATCGCCCGAATCGAACCCACACGATTCTGCCTTAAAAGCCTTGCTCTAGAGATCGCTAAAAGCTTGGAAGAGAAGCATAAGCGGCGCGAAATCGAGGTAGTCGGAGAGGCACGTGAGGTTGAGGCGGATAAGACACTCATGGAGCATGTCATCCACAATCTCGCCGAGAACGCGCTAAAATACTCTAGTGATAAGGTCACGATTGAGGTTGCGCCCAAGGCTTTGTGGGTCGTTGACCGCGGAGTGGGGCTAGAAGAGAGCGAGCTAAAGCTCATCACAAAGAAGTTCTATCGCGTGGATAGCCATAGCTGGGAGAGCTCTTTGGGGCTTGGGCTCTCTATCGTGAAATATATTTTGAAGCTTCATGGAAAGAATCTTCAAATAGAGAGCGAGCTGGGCAAGGGCTCGAAGTTTGGCTTTGAGATTTGA
- a CDS encoding bifunctional ADP-dependent NAD(P)H-hydrate dehydratase/NAD(P)H-hydrate epimerase, which produces MQPLFLEVSTLDSAAVELFGMSHELLMENAARSLAELIRARFRAGSVVRIVSGSGNNGADGIALARMLWGDYRVRLWLPLGCASDLAKLQLRRAQALGIEGVEKLGQGDVLVDALFGSGLSRDLGLDSLEVIREMNEARGYKIACDIPSGIDSKGNPRPIAFKADLTCAMGAIREALLSDSTKEFVGELVVGNLGISQRLYEQNQPPSAYLLGREDVRLPWRVREDSHKGSYGHLAVVAGEREGAAVLAALAGLHFGAGLVSLVGEVKNPPYELMQGVSVPKGASALACGMGLGERECPKDAWELPSVLDADILGREEILSLLEKNPSLVLTPHPKEFANLLGVLGIAQVSTLEVQKDRMGWARIFGERYPRAVLLLKGANPIILQGERLYINPLGGAMLAKGGSGDVLGGIIASLLAQGRSPLESAIEGSLAHTLAASRVEKANYALTPLDLIQALGKLSL; this is translated from the coding sequence ATGCAGCCACTCTTTTTGGAGGTCTCCACACTAGATAGCGCCGCTGTGGAGCTTTTTGGGATGAGTCATGAGCTACTCATGGAGAATGCCGCTAGGAGTTTAGCCGAGCTTATTCGTGCGAGATTTAGAGCAGGAAGCGTGGTGAGAATCGTCTCAGGGTCGGGGAATAATGGCGCGGATGGAATCGCTTTGGCGCGAATGCTTTGGGGGGATTATCGCGTGCGGCTTTGGCTCCCTTTGGGCTGCGCGAGCGATCTAGCCAAACTTCAGCTAAGGCGCGCCCAAGCGCTTGGCATAGAGGGGGTCGAGAAGCTAGGGCAGGGCGATGTGCTAGTGGATGCACTCTTTGGCTCAGGGCTCTCTAGGGATTTGGGTCTTGATTCTTTAGAGGTGATTAGGGAGATGAATGAGGCGAGAGGCTACAAGATCGCTTGTGATATTCCCAGCGGAATCGATTCCAAAGGCAACCCAAGACCCATCGCCTTTAAGGCTGATCTCACCTGTGCGATGGGTGCGATTAGAGAGGCGCTTTTGAGTGATTCTACGAAGGAGTTTGTCGGAGAGCTGGTGGTGGGAAATCTTGGAATCTCCCAAAGGCTTTATGAGCAAAATCAGCCGCCCAGCGCCTATCTTTTGGGTCGCGAGGATGTGAGGCTCCCTTGGCGCGTGCGAGAAGATTCTCACAAGGGAAGCTATGGACACCTTGCGGTGGTTGCAGGGGAGAGGGAGGGAGCGGCGGTTTTGGCCGCTTTGGCGGGGCTCCATTTTGGTGCGGGACTGGTGAGTCTCGTGGGGGAGGTGAAAAACCCTCCCTATGAGCTGATGCAGGGAGTGAGCGTGCCAAAGGGAGCGAGCGCTTTGGCGTGCGGAATGGGACTTGGCGAGAGGGAGTGCCCTAAAGACGCTTGGGAGCTCCCAAGCGTCCTAGACGCGGATATTTTAGGCAGGGAGGAGATACTCTCTCTTTTGGAGAAGAATCCCTCTCTTGTGCTCACTCCGCACCCTAAAGAGTTTGCAAATCTTTTAGGGGTTTTAGGAATCGCCCAAGTGAGCACCCTAGAGGTGCAGAAAGATCGCATGGGCTGGGCGAGAATCTTTGGAGAGCGCTATCCTAGGGCGGTCTTGCTTCTTAAGGGGGCTAATCCTATCATCCTTCAAGGGGAGCGACTCTATATTAATCCTCTAGGGGGAGCGATGCTCGCTAAAGGGGGCAGCGGTGATGTGCTCGGCGGAATCATCGCCTCTTTGCTCGCCCAAGGGAGAAGCCCGCTTGAGTCAGCTATTGAGGGCTCTTTGGCGCACACGCTAGCCGCTAGTAGGGTGGAGAAGGCCAACTACGCACTCACCCCTTTGGACCTTATTCAAGCACTTGGGAAACTCTCTCTTTAG